The Chamaesiphon minutus PCC 6605 DNA window TAAAATATAACCCAAAGCATTAGGAATTGTCAGTTCCCACGAGTTGCGGTTATTTGCTTCATCGGGGATTGCTAGCAAGCTCCAGTCCGCTGGTTGACCCGCCGGACTGCTCTCCCACTTAGATTCCATCGCCGCGAGCTTTGTCGGCTGATAATAAGCCACTTGCTCGGCACTGAGGTGTCCGGCATAGATTTGAATCGGCGCAACCGCAATTGTGGTTGCAAGGATAATTTTGAGAGAACGACTAAAAAAGGCGGTATGGCGATCTTTGAGGATATACCAAGCACTAATACCGCCAATCATAAATAGCGACGTTTCTAGCGTCGCCAAGAACATGTGAGCGACACTTTTGACCATAAATGGATTCAAAATCGCCTGAAAATAATCGCTCACGATAAACTTTCCATTCACCATTGCGCCACCAGCAGGAGTTTGGAGCCAAGAGTTCGCAGAAAGAATCCAAAAGATCGACAGGTTGGCACCAAAAGCAACCATGATGGTCGCTAAGTAGTGAATTGGCGGTGCAACTCGTCCCCAACCAAAAATCATAATCCCTAAAAAACCAGCTTCGAGCATAAAGGCCATCGAAGCTTCAAACCCCAACACGCTACCAAAGAAATCCCCGACAGCTTCGGACAGAGGCCCCCAATTGGTACCGAACTGAAACTCTAACGGTAACCCAGTGGCAACGCCAATCCCAAAGTTCAAGATATACAGCTTCGACCAGAAGCGGATGTGAAGGTAATAATCCGGGTCGCGGGTCTTCAGCCACAGTCCTTCGATGATAACTAGATAGATGGACATCCCTGTGGTCAACACAGGCCACAGCATATGAAAAATGGCTGTAAAAGCAAACTGCATTCGCGAGAGGGCAACGGTATTTGAAAAAATATCCATGTCTGACCTGCTATTTGGTTTGAATTTTCATTTGACCTAGTTTAATGATAGACACTTTATGTAGTGAAAAGCTCGATCGATCCAATTTAGTACGCACATCTATGTCAATTCGTCAACCGTAGCAGCCGCCTGACTATCGAGGGAATTGGATAAATTGTAGGTTAGATAGCGGATGCGCGTTTCTCCGATGGGAGCGGCTACGCCAACGTAGGGTTTCCCGACGGTTTATTGATGGTGTTGAGTTTCGCTATCTGGGTTGAACTCTGCGCGATATCTGTAAATCGATCGCACGCGTTTTAGCGGCTCTGCTCATTATTTGTGTATCTCCGGATCGTATCGATGGTCTGTTGATATTTAGTCATATTGCCATCTTGTTTGTAGAGTTTGGCAGCTTGTTGAAGGTATAAAATTGCCAACATCCGATCGTTATTTTTTTTGACCGATGGGCGGGGCGCAAGCCTCCGCATTCATGCGTGGGGTCGAGCCTGTCGCGGTCATCTGACCGCCTTGAAGCGATGCCACGGCTTTAGCCGCAGTATGCGCTTCACTAATGGTAAAATTGGCTTGTGAGTAGAAACAACCATCTACGCGTTGAAACATCCTAGTACTGAGAAATCCAGGCAACGGAAAGATCCGACTAGAATCGGAATAGTTAAAGGGCAAATAATGGCAGGATGTTGAGCGTACCGATTTGGCAGAGTGATGGACTTAGAAAACATACACATTTAAGAAGTATACGCAAGGATTGAGCGACCGCCTTGGTGGCGCGCTTCGCGTTCGATCCGAGTGGGTAGCGGCGCATTGATAACGCCTTTGTGAGTTCAATTGTGAACTGTGCAAGAATCCCCTGCTTTAACGAATCGAACCGCTTGCGGTGCGACAGAGCAAGCATGGGGATTATCAAGACCTCCTTAGCCATGCGGGCATAAAATTCTGCTCGATCGGCATTAAGTGTTTGCAGGAGTCTTCTAGCAGAGATACTACTACGTCTATTTGGGCTAGTGCTATCGCGTATGAATCCATCCGATCTCACACCACCCTGACGATTGCTACTGCTAGGATCGAGCA harbors:
- a CDS encoding cytochrome ubiquinol oxidase subunit I produces the protein MDIFSNTVALSRMQFAFTAIFHMLWPVLTTGMSIYLVIIEGLWLKTRDPDYYLHIRFWSKLYILNFGIGVATGLPLEFQFGTNWGPLSEAVGDFFGSVLGFEASMAFMLEAGFLGIMIFGWGRVAPPIHYLATIMVAFGANLSIFWILSANSWLQTPAGGAMVNGKFIVSDYFQAILNPFMVKSVAHMFLATLETSLFMIGGISAWYILKDRHTAFFSRSLKIILATTIAVAPIQIYAGHLSAEQVAYYQPTKLAAMESKWESSPAGQPADWSLLAIPDEANNRNSWELTIPNALGYILEFRKNLSVPVPGLNEWKREDRPKMVGLIYYSFRVMIAIGFFLAAVMLWNVVEWYRGNLAPDKIGAQKWLMRLWMFAAPLGYIAIEAGWVVRCVGRQPWVLYDRIRTADGVSNVPPNNVLTSLIFFMVVYSLLFVTTLYFGSRIIGEGPKLDLPVPGADGQFVINTEPAESVPDRRPVEAQQ